The following DNA comes from Desertibacillus haloalkaliphilus.
CTCTTCTCCCTGCTCTTGACTAGGATTTTCAAATTCAATAGCTGATGGCATATACTCAAATATTTGTCTTTGATTAAATGAATCAGCAATTGCTCTAAACTTCTGAGCGTCAACAACTGACATGG
Coding sequences within:
- a CDS encoding flagellar motor protein MotB; translated protein: MLPRKRQRQEEKGAPKWMVTFSDLMTLILVFFILLFSMSVVDAQKFRAIADSFNQRQIFEYMPSAIEFENPSQEQGEE